Sequence from the Corallococcus sp. EGB genome:
AGGCTCGACGCCCGCGTGCTCGACAGCCCGGGAGTTCACCAGGAGGAACCATGTCGGCTGCATCACGGGTGATGGCGGGGCAGGGCGACATCTGAACGTGGCAGGAGGACTTCTACCGCGAGCTGCATCAGCATCCGGAGGTCTCCCACCACGAGAACGCGACAGCGCGGAAGGCGGCCGAGCGGCTCAAGCAGTCGGGCTTTCAGGTGCACTCTGGAGTCGGCGGCACCGGCGTCGTCGGGGTGTTGCGCAATGGGGACGGCCCCACGGTGCTGCTCCGGGCGGACATGGATGCGCTGCCCGTCCGTGAGACGACCGGGCTGCCCTATGCCAGCACCGTCACCACGACCAATGCCGACGGCGACGCGGTTCCGGTGTCGCATGCCTGTGGCCACGACATGCACGTCGCGTGTCTGCTCGGAGCGGCCCACCTGCTCGCGGCCGGCACCGACCACTGGAACGGCCAGGTTGTCATGCTGTTTCAGCCGGCCGAGGAGACCGGAGACGGAGCGCGCGGCATGCTCGAGGATGGGCTCGCCAGGAGGATGGCTCGCCAGACAGGGAGAGCTGGCGAAGGAGGTGAGCGAACGCGAAGGCGATCAGCGCGCCGGCCGCCGCCCATCGCGGTGATCATGCCGAGGGTGATGACGCCAACGATGTCGAGGCGCGCGGCGCGCACCGCAGTCAATGCTCCGTTGAGGGCGAAGGCGAAGGTCCCCGTCAAACCAGGGATGAGCAGTGCGTAGGGTTCCCTGCTCATGCCGGGGGTTTGCCATGGGCCGCGTGAGTTCCTCCGGCGCTGGCCGGGGCCGCATGACGCTGGAGGGGGGCACGGATGTGGCGCCGAGAACGACTCAGCGTTCTGTGGCCGGGTCCGCATGGCCTCATGCTTGGGGCCGCTCGCGAACTCAGGTAACCTAGCCGGGCGTCCCTATGCGCGGAAGTCTCGAAGCTGAAGCTCCAACACCCGGAGGACGCGATGCCGAATTGCTACGGTGATGCTACGGTGGGCACGGGCAAAAAAAATCCCCTGTAAACCCGAGGGTTTACAGGGGACGAAGTGGCGAGGAGTACGGGACTTGAACCCGTGGCCTCCGGCGTGACAGGCCGGCGTTCTAACCAACTGAACTAACTCCCCACAAAACTCTTATGGGCGGAACAGGGATTGAACCTGTGACCATCGCCTTGTAAGGGCGCCGCTCTACCGCTGAGCTATCCGCCCCTGCGCGGCCCCGCCGTGACTCAGTGAGGCGGCTTGTACCGTCCCCATCCGCCCCCGTCAAGCATCTGTTTTCGAGGCCCCTGAGTTCATCTCCGCTCCCTCGGAAGGGGGCGGATCTGGCGGGCGCGGATCCGCCTACCCGGCCCGCACCTTCCACCGCCGCACGCGGCGGCGGGAGCGGGGAATCATCACCACGGCGCCCACCAGCAGGGCCACCGGCACGAACACCAACATCGTCTGCATCATCGCCTCCATGCCCGACACCATACGGAGACCCTCTGACATCCTGACGGGGAGTTCGTGACTTTCTGGAAACGACATTCCAAGCCGCCGGACTTCCGGCCGTCCTGGCGAGCAGGGGGCCGGACTGGCGGTGGAGGCTCATCCGCCCCGGGGAGGACCGCCCCGGCCGCCGTGGCCCGGGCCGTGGGAGCGATGCTCGGACTCCAGGATCATGCGGGCCTGGGTCTTCTGCGCGTCCGTCAACACCTGCTCGGCCTCCTGGTACGCCGCCATGCCGTTGGTGCGCAGCTGTTCGAAGAGGCCGCGGGCCTGCTCGCGGTTGGCCTGGTCCTGGGCGGAGGGCGTGCCCTGGGCGTTGCGGTCGGGCGGAGCAGGCGGACGCAGGGCCTCCAGGGACTGCTTCACGGGCGCGTTCTTCGCGTCGAGTGAGGTTTGGATCTGCTGCAGGCTCGACACCTGGGCGTCCGTGAGGGCCAGGTCCTGGCGGTGGTCGATGAGCAACTGGACGGGCGACTTGCGCTCGAAGGGGGGCGGACGGCGTGCGTCCTGTGACGTGGACGCCGTGGGGGTGGTGGATCCGGCGAAGGAGGGAACGGCGAACAGCAGGCCCAGCATGAACAGGTGGCGCTTCATGGCGATGCGTACCTCCCGCTTGCGCGTGATGACCGCACCCGGAAGCCTGGGGCCTGATGGCACGAAGACACCGCGTGGGACCCATGGGAGGGGTTGGTCCCCCACGGCGTCCCGTGCCGCTCAGGCCCGGGCTTCCGGGCTGACACGGTGCAAGGTGCTCCCGCCATGTTCCGCGAAAATGTCCCGCACGTTACCGAATGTGTTCATTCGGCCGCGGTGCGGGCTTCCTGCGTCTGGCTTTGCATGTCCCCGGCGGCGCTTTCGGTGCTGCCCTCGAGCGCCAGGTAGATGTTGAACCAGGCCAGATAGGAGCGCCACGCCGGGTCGCGCTGCTCGATGAGGGCGCGCCGCGCCTGGCTCATCCGCTGGGGGACGTCGAAGGGCATGCGCGTCGTGTCCTCGGATTGCAGCTGCGCCGCGAACCAGAGCACGTCCAACTGGCCGGCATCGACGGGGGCGTGGGTGCGCGCCATCAACGAGTCCGCGTGCTCCAGCGCCTTGCCCAGCCACTGCGCCGCCTGTGCCGGGCTCCGGCGGTCCACGGCGTTCTCCGCCAGCCGCAGCTCCGCCAGCGTCACCGCGCGGATGTCCTCGTCGCGGTCCAGCTC
This genomic interval carries:
- a CDS encoding M20/M25/M40 family metallo-hydrolase, with product MLLRADMDALPVRETTGLPYASTVTTTNADGDAVPVSHACGHDMHVACLLGAAHLLAAGTDHWNGQVVMLFQPAEETGDGARGMLEDGLARRMARQTGRAGEGGERTRRRSARRPPPIAVIMPRVMTPTMSRRAARTAVNAPLRAKAKVPVKPGMSSA
- a CDS encoding Spy/CpxP family protein refolding chaperone, coding for MKRHLFMLGLLFAVPSFAGSTTPTASTSQDARRPPPFERKSPVQLLIDHRQDLALTDAQVSSLQQIQTSLDAKNAPVKQSLEALRPPAPPDRNAQGTPSAQDQANREQARGLFEQLRTNGMAAYQEAEQVLTDAQKTQARMILESEHRSHGPGHGGRGGPPRGG